GACGACCGGAACGAACCACCGTTCGGCCGAAACATAGGATGGAGCGACTCTGGAACCGCGCCCCTCGGGAGACATCCGATTGAACGCTGAATACGACATGATGGAATACCAGGCCAGGCAGAAGTCGCTGGTGGTCAGCTACGTGCTGTGGATCTTCCTCGGCCTGTTCGGTGCCCACCGGTTCTACGCGGGCAACCGCGTCGGTACCGCCGTGGCGCAGCTGGTGTGCACGGTGCTCGTCATCACCAGCCCCATCAGTGCCGTGTGGGCACTCGTGGACGCCTTCCTCATTCCCGGCTGGATCAAGCAGCACAACCTGGAGCTGGCCGGCGAACTGCGGCAGCGCGACACGAGCAGGGCGTGACGACGGGGTCGTCGCCCGCGCGGTCGTGAGACCGCGACGTTCGAGGGAAGCACCGTCCCGGTGTGTCCCGATCACGGTCGCACTCATCCGGTCGCGAGGTCCGCGCCGCCAGATCCCACCAGTGGGTCCGGCGCGGACCACACCACCCACGCCGACCGCGACCGGTACGTGGGATTCGTTCCCACGAAATCGCCACTTCCGGGGAATCCGGACACCGATCCAGCGTGAATTTCGCGCGAAATCGCCGCGCCACGTCGACGGACCGAGGTGACAGGGTCTCACTGGGACGCTCCGAGGTGGTCACGCGCCGCTTCTGGGTGCGCGAGCCGCATCAGCGCCTCGGCGTAGCGGTCGCCGTGGGACAGCGAGACCTCGACCCCCGCGATGGAGCTCTACTTCCCCGCCGACGGATTCCCCCAAACCGGAACGACGGCGTCCCGGACCTCGGCGAGCAGCTCGCGCATGGCGTCCTCGGCCTCCTCCGATCTCGCGTTGGCCACGGCGTGTGCCGCACGCTCGTGCAGGTCCAGCGCGCGGGGAACCGGCTGGTGCGGCATCAGCCCCAGCTGAGTTCGCCCCCGCAGCACCACCGCGACCACATCGGCCAACGCCTCGAACATCTCGTTGCCGCTGGTCCGCAACAACGCGGTGTGGAACTCGATGTCCAGTTCCAGGAAGTCGTCGAGCTCACCCGCTTCGCCCTTGGCGCGCATCATCGACGACAGCTCCACCACACGTGATCTCACCTCTCCCGAAGCGTTGCGCGCGGCGTCGGCGGTGGCCAGCGGTTCGACCGCGATGCGAAGCTCGGTCAGCGAACGCAACTGGGCCTCCCGCCCCTCGCCCGCGAGTCGCCACCAGATCACACGTGGGTCGAACACGTTCCAGGACCGCCTCGGCTGAACCGTGATGCCGACCCGGCGCCGGGACGTGACCAGCCCCATCGACTGCAGAATCCGCACGCTCTCCCGCACCACGGTGCGCGACACCCCGAACCGTTCCTCGAGCGTGTCGAGTGTCAGCACGTGTCCGGTGGGCAATCGACCGTCGGTGATCTCCTTGCCGAGCGTGTCCAGTACACCACTGTGCAGCACTTCGACATTCGACTCCCCGGCACCGCTTTTCACCGCACCGGTCGGTGAGGCACGCACGGTCGCGGTGTCGTTCGCAGAACTCGCCCGCTGCTCACTCCCCTCGTGTCCGTGTCCGGACCTCGTCACGTTGTTCTCCTGCTCCACGGTTGCCGGGTTTACCCGTACAGATTACCGAGTTCCGAATGTCTTCCCAGTCACATCATTTGGTGATAACTTTCGCCGCCAAAGGTAATACTTTTTAGCCGCGTGGACATGACACGGAAACGGACGCAGCTCGACGAGGGAGTCGTATGACAGCCACATGCCTGGTGGTGATGGGCGTTTCGGGGGCGGGCAAGAGCACCGTCGCGCAGCTGCTCGCCCAACAGCTCGATCGGCCCTCGGCCGAGGCCGACGAGTTCCACCCCGAAGCCAACATCGCCAAGATGACGGCCGGTGTCCCGCTCACCGACGAGGACCGGCTGCCCTGGCTGTGGCGGATCCGCGACTGGATCACCCGACACGCCACGAGCGGGACGAACACGATCGTGACCTGCTCCTCGCTGAAGCGGACGTACCGGGACGTCCTGCGGCAGGCCGGGGCGAACGTGCGGTTCCTGCACCTGTCCGGCTCGGCCGAAACGATCGAGGGAAGGCTCACGAGCCGTTCCGGGCACTTCATGCCCAGCTCACTGCTGCGGTCGCAGTTCGACGACCTCGAACCGCTACACCCCGACGAGGCCGGCCTGACCGTCGACATCGTCGATCCCCCGCAAGACATCGTGCGGCAGACCCTCGCGGCTCTCGACCCCGGCGCCTGCCACGCCGCGCGATGACCATCGAAACCGGCACAAAGCAACGGAGCTTTTGAATGAACATCGATGGCTGGACACAGACAATGGGTTCGGGCCCATTACTCGGCATAGCGGCGGCCGCGATCGCCGTACTGCTGTTCTTGATCATCAAACTGCGCGTGCACGCCTTCCTCGCGCTGGTGCTGGTCAGCCTCGCCACCGCGTTCGCGTCGGGCATCCCGGCGAACAGCATCATCGAGACACTCACCAGCGGATTCGGCTCCACGCTGGCTAGCGTGGCGCTGCTGGTCGGGCTCGGCGCGATGCTCGGCAGACTCCTCGAGGTCAGCGGAGGCGCCCAGTCGCTGACCGACGCGCTGCTGAACAGGTTCGGCGAACGACGCGCACCGATGGCGCTGGGCATCGCCTCGCTGATCTTCGGTTTTCCCATCTTCTTCGACGCGGGGCTCGTCGTGATGCTGCCGATCGTGTTCGCGGTGGCACGCAGGCTCGGCGGTGGTGTGCTGCGCTACGGCCTGCCCACGGCGGGCGCGTTCTCGGTGATGCACATCTTCGTTCCACCGCACCCCGGGCCGGTCGCGGCCAGCGGGCTGCTGGGCGCCGACGTCGGACTGGTCCTCGCGCTCGCTCTGGTTGTCGCGATTCCGACGTGGTACCTGACCAGCTACCTCTACGGCCTCTGGGCGGGCAAGCGCATCGTGCTTCCGGTGCCGGAACTACTCAACGGCGGCACTCCCGTGGAGCAGGACGAGAACCCGCCCCGCGCACGCACCGTCATCTCGCTGCTGCTGCTTCCGCTGCTGCTGATCTTCGCCAACACCGGGCTGAACACCGCCGGTGAAGCGGGGTGGGCGAACCCCGACGCCGGTTGGTTCCAGGTCGCCCGCACCCTGGGTGCCACGCCGGTCGCGCTGCTGATCACCGTGTTCGTGGCCACCTACGTCCTGGGGACCCGCCGGGGACGCGGCCAGGACGTCATCGAGAAGCTGCTCGACTCCGCGCTCGGCCCGGTGTGCGCGATCATCCTGATCACCGGCGCGGGCGGGATGTTCGGCGGCGTGCTGCAGGCCAGCGGCATCGGCGACGCGCTCTCGGACGTGATGTCCGACATCGGGATGCCGGTGATCGTCGCCGCCTACGTGATCGCCGCGGTGATCCGCATCGCGCAGGGCTCGGCCACCGTCGCGCTGACGACCGCGGCCGGGCTGGTGCAGCCGGTGGTGCTCGGACAGGACTTCAACTCGGTGCAGCTGGCCGCGCTGGTGCTGGCGCTGGCGGCGGGCTCGGTCACCGCCGGGCACGTCAACGACTCCGGATTCTGGCTGGTGGGCCGGTTCTTCGGGATGGACGTGAAGACGACGCTGAAGACCTGGACGGTCATGCAGACCACCATCGGGCTGATGGGCTTCGCCATCGCCTCCCTGCTGTTCGTCGTCGCCTGAGTGGAGGACTCCTTGGTATCCGAACTGTTCGACCTGACCGGCAGGGTCGCGCTGGTCACCGGCAGCAGTCGCGGCATCGGCAACGCCGTCGCGAAGGGGCTGGCCGAGGCCGGGGCCACGGTGGTGCTCAACGGCCGCGACCGACAGCGGGCCGCCGAAGCACGTGACGCGCTGCGCGCGGCGGTTCCCGGAGCCGAGTGCGACGTGGTGTGCTTCGACGTCACCGACGAGGACGAAGTCGTCGAAGGGGTGGCCGAGATCGCCGACCGGCACGGCGGAATCGACGTGCTGGTCAACAACGCGGGCTTCCAGCACCGCGAGCCGATGTTCGACCTCTCGGTGGAGCGCTGGGAGGAGGTGCTGCGCACCGACCTGACCAGCGCCTTCCTCGTGGGACGCACGGTGGCGCGCGACATGGTGCGGCACGGCAGCGGCAAAATCATCAACATCTGCTCGGTGCAGACCGAGCTCGCCCGGCCGTCGATCGCGCCGTACACGGCGGCCAAGGGCGGGCTGCGGAACCTGACCCGGGCCATGACCGCCGAATGGGCGAGCAGCGGCCTGCAGATCAACGGCATCGCACCCGGCTACATCGCGACCGAGCTGACCTCGGCCCTGGTAGCCGACCCCGAGTTCAGTGGCTGGGTGACCGGGCGCACTCCCGCCGGTCGATGGGGCAGTACCGACGATCTGCTCGGCCCGGCGGTGTTCCTGGCCTCGGACGCCGCGTCGTTCGTCAACGGGCAGCTACTGTTCGTCGACGGCGGCATGACGGCAGTGGTCTGACCGGCGGTCCTCCGGCGTTTTCGGATGGGGCGGTCCATCGTGGACCGCCCCTTTCCGTCCGCGACCGATGCCGTGTTCGGCGTCCAGTGGAAGTCGCTGATCACTCGCACGGCAGGGGCGGAGTCGCTCGTGCGAAGACCGGTGGGTCACCCGCGCAGGAACTCCAGCAGGTCCGCGTTGATCGTCTCCGCCTGCGTGGTGGGCATGCCGTGCGGGAAGTTCTCGTAGGTGTGCAACGTGGCGTCGCGCAGCAGCTTCGCCGACAGCGGCCCGGAGGCGACGTAGGGCACGACCTGGTCGTCCTGGCTGTGCATCACCAGCACCGGCACGGTGATCCGCTTCAGGTCATCGGTGAAGTCGGTCTGCGAGAAGGCGACCACACCGTCGTAGTGCGCCTTCGCGCCACCCATCATGCCCTGGCGCCACCAGTTCTGGATCACGGCTTCCGAGGGCTCCGCACCCGGGCGGTTGAAACCGTAGAACGGGCCCGCGGCTATATCGCGGTAGAACTGCGAGCGGTTTTCGGCCAGCTGCCGCTGGAAGTCGTCGAAGACGTCCTTGGGCAGGCCGTCCGGGTTGCTCTCGGTTCGCACCATCAACGGTGGCACCGCGCAGAGCAGCGCCGCCTTGGCGACCCGGCCCTCGCCGTGCCGGGCCAGGTAGCGGACGACCTCGCCGCCGCCGGTGGAGTGACCCACGTGGATCGCGTTCGAGAGATCGAGGTGCGCCGTCAGCGCGGCGAGGTCGTCGGCGTAGTGGTCCATGTCGTGACCCTCGCCGGTCTGCTCGGAACGCCCGTGGCCGCGCCGGTCGTGCGCGATGACCCGGTAGCCGTGGTGCAGGAAGAACAGCAGCTGGGCGTCCCAGTCGTCGGCCGAGAGCGGCCAGCCGTGGCTGAACACGATCGGTTGGCCCGCGCCCCAGTCCTTGTAGTAGATCTCCGTGCCGTCGTTGGTGGTGATGGTGCCCATGCGATGCCCCCCGAGATCATCATGGAATGACGCGGCGGGGTGCCGCCGCGTACCCGTACGGTCGCACCACTTCACGCTCCACGCAGGCCGGGAGGGTTCCCCAGGCGTTCCGTCACCGATCGCGCGCTCGGGTGGGCGGGGGCTCGCCGCTCCGCTTCCCGCGCGGGACGTTCGCACGTTCGGTTCACGAGCGGCGGGTGCGCAGCAGGAAGAACAACCCCACTACGGCGCAGGCTGCGGTGAGCGACAGGAGCGTGTACAAGGTCGGAGTGATGTACCCCGGCACCATGTCCACTGTGGTCCCGTCGTCCCAGACGCAGTTGGCCTCCGGCGGAAAGGTCTTCGGGTCGTAACGCAGCAACCGAACCTCTTCACCCATCCAGCTCGGTTTGTCCTCGACACATCTAGTAGTGCCCTGCACGATGGGCGTGTGGGTCAGCCCCCGGAGGAACACCAGGTGCGCGGTACCGCCGATGAGCACGGCCGCGTACGAGCACAGCCTTGCGGGTCGCCGCAGCAGTTTCCGGTACGAGTACACCGCGTGCACGAGCACCAGCGGCAGCACCACCACCGGGGAGACCAGCAGCAGGAAAAACAACATACGGGCCGAACTTAACGGTCACTTCCGCTGCCGTGTTGGCTTCGCGGGATTCCACAACAAGATGAACTCGGCATGACCCCACAGCCGGATCACGGGGATTCGGTCCGCTCCAGTTCGGCGCGGATGGTCTCCGGATCGCGCCTTCCGGAGCGGTGGGGACAGTCCTGGCAGGTTGGCTCCGGCTCGGAAACCCGTTCCAGCAACTCCTGCCAGCAGTGCCGACAGGTGGGGCGCTGGATCCAGTCCATCTCGCTGGGGCGCGCCATCGACAGCGCCGAGCCGCACAGGCTCTCGGCCGCCGGAGATCCGTCCCACTGCCTGCCCCGGAAGGCGTGCCGCTTCGACTCGGGGGCCGGGATCGGCATCCAGAAGTGCTCACGTTCACTCGTCATCGCTACTCCTCAAAATGCTAAATCTGCTAAATCTGCTGACACATTGAAACTAACAGAACCGCTAAATCTGCTAAAGCAGCAAGCGGTCAACCGATCGAGCGAACTATCTTCGAGGCATGTCCGATCGACTGCTGACGAGCGGAGAGCTGGCGCGAGCTCTCGGGATCTCGCATCAGTCGATCACCAACTACGCGCGGACGGGTCAGCTGGAACCCACCCTGACCACCCCGGGTGGTCACTACCGCTGGGAGCTGGACGACGTGAAGCGCCAGCTCCGCGAGCTGAACGAGAAACGCCGCAGGGGCTGATTCCCCACGAGATCGGCTGTAGCCGCGTCTCGGCCCTGCGAGGTCGGAAGAGTACGGCAGGCTACTTCGCGGGTTCGGCCGCGGGGCTTGCGGATCCTCCGGCCACAGGCCAGAATCCGAACTCGCGTCGCGTGCCGGTGGCGGACAGCGTCAGGCATGGAGGCGTCCAGTTCACGGGAGCACCCGTTGACCGTTCTGTTCAACCACACGATCATCGCCGCGCACGACAAGCACGATTCCGCGGCGTTTTTCACCCGCATCTTCGACCTGCCTCCGGCCGAGGCGGGTGGTTACTTCCTCGTAGTACGACTGGACGGCGGCACGATGCTGCAGTTCGCCGAACCCGGCATCGAATTCCCGCCGCAGCACTACGCCTTTCTGATCACCGAGGCGGATTTCGACGGGTTGTACGGCCGATTGCGGCACGAGGGAGTGCCGCACTGGGCCGATCCACGACGAAAGCTGCCCGAGCAGCACAACAACAACCACGGCGGGCGAGGTGTTTACTTCACCGACCCGTCCGAGCACTTCCTGGAGGCCATAACCCAGCCGTACAGCTCCTGAAGAACCCGCACCGTACCCCGTGATCCGATTCGCGCGGTACGTGCCACGGGGATCAGGTAGTCGGTGAGGTGCGGGGTGGACGTGGTCGCTCCCGAAACAGCGACCACACCGCGAACAGCTACCTTGTGCATCCGATTGATCTCGGAAAGTGGCATGCTCCGATCATGCGCTGTCGAACGACCACGAAGGCCGGTAAGCCCTGCCCCAACGGGGCGCGTCCCTCCGGGCTGTGCCACATCCACGACCCGGCGGTGCAGTGCGGCGGGACCACCAAAAGGGGAACCCGCTGCACGGTCGCCACCGGCGGTGGACGGTGCGAATACCACGGGAGGACCCGCACGAAGAACTCACAGCTCGACCTTTGGCAAAGCCGTCGGCGGAAAGCCGATTCCGGAAAACGCGCCGAACGGATCACGGTGTTCGACCCGGTACTCGGACCGATCAACACCGATGCCTATCCCCCGACAGGCACCGTCAGCACAACCGACCATCCAAAATAACCACTTCGGAAAACTCCCCGTGAAACGGGGGAACCGACCGGATGTGGAGCTAAGCAGCCCCCTCGATGCACGGCACGCAGCGCCGGAAGCCGACCACCACGTGGCACGTATTCCCGCCCCGGAAGAACTGCCGGACTCTTCGTACTGGTACGTGCCTTCCATCCTGGATGGACACAACGGATTCGTGCTCCACGCCCTCGGGGACTTCGAGCAGGCCCGCCAGGCGGCACGCGAAGCCCTGTCGAACAATGCCGGAAGCCTGGCCCCGCGCCGAGTGGGCAGCGGCGCACCGAAAGCTCGCGGGATGGGAAATCGACCAGACCTCGACGCGGGGCGTCCTCGGACCCGGCTGAATTCCGGTTCGACTGACCAACAGCCGAACAGCTTCACACCCTCGGATCCGCTCCGGGGCGCATTCGTATGTGCACGCTCGGTCACGAACGCAGAAGAGCCCCCTGATCGAAACCAGAGGGCTCGTGCTACTTTGTATCCGCCAAGAGTACAAAGAGCAGTGCTGAGTCTAGCACGGAATAGACTTCCCTCCACGCGCACCCCAGGCAGCGCGTGGGTAGGGCTACAAGTCCTGGCCACGGTTCACAGCCGTGCGGATCCCGGTTAGAGCGGGTGAAGTCCGCGCGTCAGGCAACGCACGATCTAGGCGAACCCGGCCGTGTACTTGGTAAGCCCTGGCGCTCACGCTCGTGTAGCCCGGCCATCATCCCGGCAATGCGCGTAACCCCCGGCTCGGCGCGGGTGTAACACCCCGCGCGGGGTGAAGCTCCGAAGTCACAATTCCGGTATACCGAGAGTCTTCACCTCCCCCTCGATCCCGGGAGAGGTGTGTCGAATACACGGCTCCCCCGAGATCGAGGGGGGCTCGCAGCCTTACGGGTCCACGCGGGACCCGAGCTGGGAGGTCGCCTGCGGCTCGCAAGAAAAGAGGACGGCGGCCTGGCTCCGGGGCTGAGTAAGGCTGTCGGGGGCCGCGGTCTGCGATCAGGATCAACCCCGGACGCACGGGAGGTCTCTCAACCTCACGGAGTCAGCACCAAGTCAGCACGGTGCCGAGCAATGGCAGGAAACCGGAGCAACGAAACGGTTCGCCGAACGGTTTCGCATCGTCACTGACCAGGCAGTTCGACCACCGTGGCCTGTGGGCACAAGCCCCGGTTTACGGCCTCACACGTTGAACCTGAACTCCTCACCGGGTTTTCGTGACCAGCACCGATGGTGCCGCTACGGTCGTTGACCTGGTCAAACGTTGTTCTTAACTTCTCGTCGTTTCGTGGTCGTTTTTGATGCCCTGACGAACAGCTGACAAACGGGACCTCACCCAACACTGCTGGGTGTTCGAGCAGATGCAACACCGCGCCGGATCTGCCCCGCCCCGGAACCCGTGGAGTAGCGGGTCGGTTCCCGTCGTCGTTTGCCGGTAGGTGCTGATACCCGCTGTCACCTGGCTCGATGTCGCCCCCACACCGGTCGCTGTGGCTGGTCGGTGCTCATCGTCTGTCGTCGTTTGTGTGGGAAAAGTGTGGCGGCACTGGTTATAACTGCTTGAGGCGGGCCGGC
This portion of the Actinopolyspora lacussalsi genome encodes:
- a CDS encoding TM2 domain-containing membrane protein YozV (product_source=COG2314; cog=COG2314; pfam=PF05154; superfamily=161098; transmembrane_helix_parts=Inside_1_16,TMhelix_17_34,Outside_35_43,TMhelix_44_66,Inside_67_94) yields the protein MNAEYDMMEYQARQKSLVVSYVLWIFLGLFGAHRFYAGNRVGTAVAQLVCTVLVITSPISAVWALVDAFLIPGWIKQHNLELAGELRQRDTSRA
- a CDS encoding DNA-binding FadR family transcriptional regulator (product_source=COG2186; cath_funfam=1.10.10.10,1.20.120.530; cog=COG2186; pfam=PF00392,PF07729; smart=SM00895; superfamily=46785,48008), which encodes MTRSGHGHEGSEQRASSANDTATVRASPTGAVKSGAGESNVEVLHSGVLDTLGKEITDGRLPTGHVLTLDTLEERFGVSRTVVRESVRILQSMGLVTSRRRVGITVQPRRSWNVFDPRVIWWRLAGEGREAQLRSLTELRIAVEPLATADAARNASGEVRSRVVELSSMMRAKGEAGELDDFLELDIEFHTALLRTSGNEMFEALADVVAVVLRGRTQLGLMPHQPVPRALDLHERAAHAVANARSEEAEDAMRELLAEVRDAVVPVWGNPSAGK
- a CDS encoding gluconokinase (product_source=KO:K00851; cath_funfam=3.40.50.300; cog=COG3265; ko=KO:K00851; pfam=PF01202; smart=SM00382; superfamily=52540; tigrfam=TIGR01313): MTATCLVVMGVSGAGKSTVAQLLAQQLDRPSAEADEFHPEANIAKMTAGVPLTDEDRLPWLWRIRDWITRHATSGTNTIVTCSSLKRTYRDVLRQAGANVRFLHLSGSAETIEGRLTSRSGHFMPSSLLRSQFDDLEPLHPDEAGLTVDIVDPPQDIVRQTLAALDPGACHAAR
- a CDS encoding GntP family gluconate:H+ symporter (product_source=KO:K03299; cog=COG2610; ko=KO:K03299; pfam=PF02447; superfamily=144083,48498; tigrfam=TIGR00791; transmembrane_helix_parts=Outside_1_9,TMhelix_10_31,Inside_32_37,TMhelix_38_60,Outside_61_118,TMhelix_119_141,Inside_142_147,TMhelix_148_167,Outside_168_186,TMhelix_187_209,Inside_210_238,TMhelix_239_261,Outside_262_275,TMhelix_276_298,Inside_299_310,TMhelix_311_333,Outside_334_347,TMhelix_348_370,Inside_371_393,TMhelix_394_416,Outside_417_437,TMhelix_438_460,Inside_461_461), with product MNIDGWTQTMGSGPLLGIAAAAIAVLLFLIIKLRVHAFLALVLVSLATAFASGIPANSIIETLTSGFGSTLASVALLVGLGAMLGRLLEVSGGAQSLTDALLNRFGERRAPMALGIASLIFGFPIFFDAGLVVMLPIVFAVARRLGGGVLRYGLPTAGAFSVMHIFVPPHPGPVAASGLLGADVGLVLALALVVAIPTWYLTSYLYGLWAGKRIVLPVPELLNGGTPVEQDENPPRARTVISLLLLPLLLIFANTGLNTAGEAGWANPDAGWFQVARTLGATPVALLITVFVATYVLGTRRGRGQDVIEKLLDSALGPVCAIILITGAGGMFGGVLQASGIGDALSDVMSDIGMPVIVAAYVIAAVIRIAQGSATVALTTAAGLVQPVVLGQDFNSVQLAALVLALAAGSVTAGHVNDSGFWLVGRFFGMDVKTTLKTWTVMQTTIGLMGFAIASLLFVVA
- a CDS encoding gluconate 5-dehydrogenase (product_source=KO:K00046; cath_funfam=3.40.50.720; cog=COG1028; ko=KO:K00046; pfam=PF13561; superfamily=51735), which codes for MVSELFDLTGRVALVTGSSRGIGNAVAKGLAEAGATVVLNGRDRQRAAEARDALRAAVPGAECDVVCFDVTDEDEVVEGVAEIADRHGGIDVLVNNAGFQHREPMFDLSVERWEEVLRTDLTSAFLVGRTVARDMVRHGSGKIINICSVQTELARPSIAPYTAAKGGLRNLTRAMTAEWASSGLQINGIAPGYIATELTSALVADPEFSGWVTGRTPAGRWGSTDDLLGPAVFLASDAASFVNGQLLFVDGGMTAVV
- a CDS encoding non-heme chloroperoxidase (product_source=KO:K00433; cath_funfam=3.40.50.1820; cog=COG0596; ko=KO:K00433; pfam=PF00561; superfamily=53474) yields the protein MGTITTNDGTEIYYKDWGAGQPIVFSHGWPLSADDWDAQLLFFLHHGYRVIAHDRRGHGRSEQTGEGHDMDHYADDLAALTAHLDLSNAIHVGHSTGGGEVVRYLARHGEGRVAKAALLCAVPPLMVRTESNPDGLPKDVFDDFQRQLAENRSQFYRDIAAGPFYGFNRPGAEPSEAVIQNWWRQGMMGGAKAHYDGVVAFSQTDFTDDLKRITVPVLVMHSQDDQVVPYVASGPLSAKLLRDATLHTYENFPHGMPTTQAETINADLLEFLRG
- a CDS encoding cytochrome bd-type quinol oxidase subunit 2 (product_source=COG1294; cog=COG1294; superfamily=50630; transmembrane_helix_parts=Outside_1_3,TMhelix_4_23,Inside_24_34,TMhelix_35_52,Outside_53_110,TMhelix_111_133,Inside_134_138), whose amino-acid sequence is MLFFLLLVSPVVVLPLVLVHAVYSYRKLLRRPARLCSYAAVLIGGTAHLVFLRGLTHTPIVQGTTRCVEDKPSWMGEEVRLLRYDPKTFPPEANCVWDDGTTVDMVPGYITPTLYTLLSLTAACAVVGLFFLLRTRRS
- a CDS encoding hypothetical protein (product_source=Hypo-rule applied; superfamily=57850), with translation MTSEREHFWMPIPAPESKRHAFRGRQWDGSPAAESLCGSALSMARPSEMDWIQRPTCRHCWQELLERVSEPEPTCQDCPHRSGRRDPETIRAELERTESP
- a CDS encoding DNA-binding transcriptional MerR regulator (product_source=COG0789; cath_funfam=1.10.1660.10; cog=COG0789; pfam=PF12728; smart=SM00497; superfamily=46955); this translates as MSDRLLTSGELARALGISHQSITNYARTGQLEPTLTTPGGHYRWELDDVKRQLRELNEKRRRG
- a CDS encoding catechol 2,3-dioxygenase-like lactoylglutathione lyase family enzyme (product_source=COG0346; cath_funfam=3.10.180.10; cog=COG0346; pfam=PF00903; superfamily=54593) produces the protein MTVLFNHTIIAAHDKHDSAAFFTRIFDLPPAEAGGYFLVVRLDGGTMLQFAEPGIEFPPQHYAFLITEADFDGLYGRLRHEGVPHWADPRRKLPEQHNNNHGGRGVYFTDPSEHFLEAITQPYSS
- a CDS encoding hypothetical protein (product_source=Hypo-rule applied; cath_funfam=3.40.50.300), whose product is MHKVAVRGVVAVSGATTSTPHLTDYLIPVARTARIGSRGTVRVLQELYGWVMASRKCSDGSVK
- a CDS encoding hypothetical protein (product_source=Hypo-rule applied; smart=SM00028; superfamily=48452), yielding MLRSCAVERPRRPVSPAPTGRVPPGCATSTTRRCSAAGPPKGEPAARSPPAVDGANTTGGPARRTHSSTFGKAVGGKPIPENAPNGSRCSTRYSDRSTPMPIPRQAPSAQPTIQNNHFGKLPVKRGNRPDVELSSPLDARHAAPEADHHVARIPAPEELPDSSYWYVPSILDGHNGFVLHALGDFEQARQAAREALSNNAGSLAPRRVGSGAPKARGMGNRPDLDAGRPRTRLNSGSTDQQPNSFTPSDPLRGAFVCARSVTNAEEPPDRNQRARATLYPPRVQRAVLSLARNRLPSTRTPGSAWVGLQVLATVHSRADPG